DNA sequence from the Pseudomonadota bacterium genome:
TGCAGTTTCTTCGTCAGCTTGGCGACCACCAGCGCGTAGGAATGGCGCAGCAGTGCTTCCAGGTCTTGCGCGGGTAGTGGACAGCTGGCCGGATCCACCTGCACCCACTTCGCTCGGGCCAGATATGGCGCGGGCGCGATCCCAGGCACGCCGGTGAGTTCGAGGAAACGATCCGGGTCCACCTTGAACGAGTAGCGGGAATCCTCGGCGAGCCTGGTGACGGCGAACATCTTGCCGCCGACCTTGAACACCACGGCGTCCCCCCACTGCACCTGCTCCGTCGCCGCCCGCATGGTGCGACATAGCGCCTTCATGCGTTCGCTGCCCAGCACGGCCGGCTCAGCCTTCGCTCAGGCGCACGGGAGTACCGAAGCAACGCACCGGTCCGCTCGGGCCCGGTACCTGAAAGACCTGCTCGCGGGCCAGGGTGAAATCGGCCACGGTCACCGTGCCGTCGCCGTTCAGATCGGCATCCGCGTCATCTGTGAACAGGCGCTCCACCAGCAAGCGCAAGTCGGCGATGGTCACGCGACCGCTGTCGTCGAGGTCCGCGTCGCAGACGTTACCGTAGCCATCGCCGTTGCTATCGCGCTGGTCGGTATTCGCGGCCTGGGTGCAGTTGTCCCGATCATCGAGCACGCCGTCGCCGTCGGAATCGAGGGGATCGCTCACCTCGAGCACGTAGACGGCTCCCGCATCGTCGGCTGCCGCGTCGTGGCTCCAGGCGCTCACGGCGAGCACACCGTCGGGCGAGGCGGACATCTGGCGTCCGAACAGATCCCCCACCGCCACGTCCTCGGGACTGAACTTCGCGGCCTGGCCCCAGGCCCCATCGGCGCACTCGTCGCGACGGAAGACGTAGAGCGCGCCGCCGAGGGGACCGCGGGTGCCGTCGTCGGGCGCCCCCGCGATCAGGAGATCGGGAGCGAGCCAGGTGAGGCCTCGGCCGAGATTGTCGCCGGCGACGGTGTCAGTGCTGAGGAGCTTGGCGGTTTCCCGCCATCCCACGGGCGCGTCGTCGTCGCGAGCGAACAGATAGACCGCGCCGGCGCCCGGAGCGATGTCGTCTACCTCCGGTGCGCTGACGGCGAGCAGGTCGCCGGAGAAGGCCCCGCGGGCCGCGTACTCGTCACCGGGCTGCAGATCCGCCGGCACGAGCTGGCCGAGTTCGAGCCAGGCGCTGGGATCCTCACTGCTCTGCTCGAACACCCACAAGCCGCCGGCATCCGTGCCCGCCCCGTCGGCGCGGCGGCTGCCCCCGACCAGGCGCGACGCACCGGGATTTTGCCCATCGAAGGCCCCGCCGCCGAAGTTATCGCCGGGGGCTGCAGCGAACGGTACGACCTGGGCCTGCTCCACCCAGCTCTCGCCATGGCGCTCGAACACGAATAGACCGCCCGCATCGGCAAGGCCCGCGGGATCGTCTCGCGTACAGGGCATCAGCAAGCGATCGGCGTCCAGATCGCTGATGGTGCACGCGTCCGCGGCGCTGGCGCCGCTGGCGATGAGCTGCTGTTGGAACTGCCAGGTGGCCTCCGACTCGTCGTAGGCGAACAAGGAGACGCTACCGCCGTTCGGGGCGCCCGGGAGATCGTCGCGCCGTGCGCCGACGGCGATTAGGTCCCCAAGGACCCTTACCTGACCGAATTGATCGCCAGCTTCTCCGTCGGGCGCAAGCAACTTCTGGGTCTGCTGCCACGCCGCGCCGTCGAACTCGAACACGTAGACGGACCCGGAGGCCTGGCCGTTGTCATCATCCTCGAGGGCGCCCACCGCGATCCGCTGGCCGTCCGTCCAGACGGAGAAACCGAACTCATCGCCCGCCTGGGCATCCGCTGCGGTGAGCTTCTGCAGCACGGTCACGTCGACGTCGGCCAGCAACGCTAGCGGGCAGAGGAGGATGGGCAGGAGAAGTGCAGTGGAGACTGCGCGCCGCGAGGGGCGTCGGGGTGGGGGCATGGCGAAGTTCCTTCTCGCGTGTGTTCCTAGAGGGCTGCAAACCCAAGCGCTAGTCGGCGGCGGAGTCCCTCATGCGGCCGTGCTTCCCTCACAGCGCTCGAGGAGCTGATAGACCGTGCCGTCGCCGATCAACGCGCCCGTGTCAGTGTGAGCCAGGCCAAGGATCCGGCGCAACGCGTCCCCATGGCGCGCGAGGCGGGCGTTGAGGGCCTCTGCCACCCGTTCGGCGAGGGTCGGCAGCACGCCGTCCACATCTGGTTCGGGCGGCACCTGCGCCAGCGTGTCCGCCGCGTCGCGCGCAAGGATAGCCAGGCAGCCCAGGAACTGCTCACGGACGAAGGCCCGCCCGGCCTGCGAGCGCACGTAGGCCACCACGGGCTCCATGTCCCGCGACGGCGAGGCGCCGCGACGAATGAGCGATTCGCACAACATCGGGTTGCCGTCGAGGAGTTCGTGCTGCAGCGCCAGCTCCCATTGGCAGTCGACCAATTGCTGCTCCAAGCGCGCCTGGTCGCTGGTCTGCACCGTCTCGGCCTGCCAGGCTGAGGGCTGCAGCTGATCGCGCGTAGCGCGGAAGAGCGAGCGCACGGCCCAGGAGGCGAAGTCGACTTCGCCACCCGGCAATGTGACCCAGGTCTCCTCACTCACAGGATGGGCTTGTGTTCGCCTACGCGCATGCGGTGAACGTAACACCTCGCCCCGTCGCGTAGCGGGCGCGAGGGCGCAGCTTCGCACGCGGATTTGCGCGACTGGTTGGCAGCCCGGACGATAGGCTTGACCCTCACGCCACGAGAGGGTGCAGCTTGCGGCTGTTACACCAGAAGGAAGCATGCTGTGTTCAGGATCGGTCAGTTCTCTCACCTCGCCCGGGTCTCCGTGCGCCAGCTGCGCTTCTACGACGAGATCGGCCTCCTCTCCCCCGCCCACGTCGACGCGAGCAGTGGCTACCGCTACTACACGGCAGCCCAGTTGCAGCGGCTCAATGAGATCCTCGCCCTCAAGCGCCTCGGCTTGACGCTGGAGCAGATCGCCGCCGCACTCCGCGAACCCACCGACATCGAGGAGCTCCGGGAGCTGCTCCAGCATCAGCGCGAGCAAGCGCAAGCGTTGATCGCCGAGCAGGAGGCGCGTTTCCGCGAGCTGGATACCCGCTTGCGTCAGCTGGAACGTCGAGGCGCACTCGCCGACTACGACATCGTGCTCAAGCCCGGCTTGCAGCAGTGGTTGACCTCCTTCACGCAGCGATTCCGCGACGTCGAGCACATCGTGATGCGGGCCCAGGAATTCGCGCGCGCGGCGAAGCGTCAGCTGCCGCGCAACGCGATCCAACACCTGGTGATCGCCTACGAAGACGAGGGATTCGACCTCGAGGACGTCACCCTGGAGGACGGCACCACCGCCCGCGTGCGCCCCATTCGCGATCCCCAAGCGCTGCTGACCATGGTGCGATCGGGCACTCCGGACCTGTTCCACCCGGGCGTACGCCATTCTGAGGCCGTTCGTGGCCGCGAATGCGGCACTGGCGCCGAGCGCATGTGCCACACCTACGACGGCCAGTCGTTCCACGAGCGCTTGATCGAAAGCGATGAGGGGCGTTGGGTAGTGCAGGTACTCGCAGGCATGCCCGCCCGCCACGCTCAGGTCGAGATATCGGCAACGCCAGTGGACGCCCGGGTCACCACCCTGCGCTTCGTCGCCCAGTTCGACTTCCCATTTCCCATGTCGCTCATGAGCCCCTTGATAAGGCGTCGCTTCGCCAAGCTACTCGATCAGCTGATCGTGGGACTCGGCGATCATCTCGAGACCGGTCGCGAGGTGGGGAAGAACGGCACGCTCGGTGGCCCGATCGACCCGATCGGTGCAGCACGGGTTCCCGCCTAGCCACTACCGGACCGCTGCCGGGCCAGCTCGCCGCTGGCCCGACCCCGGCAGCGCCGCCCTGCCAACCCAGCCGAGAGGCCACTACACTGTGGCCCCATGAACGCCGACGCTGCACGCCGCTACCTGCCCCACGGGGTCATCGCCGCCGTCGCCCTGCTCGCCATCGCCTTCCCCGGCGAGACGGGGGCGCGCGTACAAGGACTCGCCGGGGCGTTTTTGCGCCACTTCGACTGGCTCACGCTGCTCGTCGCGAGCGGAGCGGTGCTGGTCTGCGCCGTGGTGGTGCTGCTGCCAATCGGCCGACACCGCATCGGTGGGACCACGGCCACGCCGGAGTTTCGCCTGGTCACCTGGCTCTCCATGCTCTTCGCGGCGGGCATGGGGGCGGGCCTCGTGTTCTGGGGGGCTG
Encoded proteins:
- a CDS encoding MmcQ/YjbR family DNA-binding protein, giving the protein MLGSERMKALCRTMRAATEQVQWGDAVVFKVGGKMFAVTRLAEDSRYSFKVDPDRFLELTGVPGIAPAPYLARAKWVQVDPASCPLPAQDLEALLRHSYALVVAKLTKKLQREIEQQNEGGGDEQGRRPLDS
- a CDS encoding MerR family transcriptional regulator, translated to MFRIGQFSHLARVSVRQLRFYDEIGLLSPAHVDASSGYRYYTAAQLQRLNEILALKRLGLTLEQIAAALREPTDIEELRELLQHQREQAQALIAEQEARFRELDTRLRQLERRGALADYDIVLKPGLQQWLTSFTQRFRDVEHIVMRAQEFARAAKRQLPRNAIQHLVIAYEDEGFDLEDVTLEDGTTARVRPIRDPQALLTMVRSGTPDLFHPGVRHSEAVRGRECGTGAERMCHTYDGQSFHERLIESDEGRWVVQVLAGMPARHAQVEISATPVDARVTTLRFVAQFDFPFPMSLMSPLIRRRFAKLLDQLIVGLGDHLETGREVGKNGTLGGPIDPIGAARVPA